The genomic region CGACCGCGCTCGAACCGCTCGAGCCCGGGCTCGTGCTGGCGGGCGCCAGCGCGGTGACGGTCAGCGAATCGATTCCGCGCGGGCACAAAGTCGCGCTGCGCGCCATCGGCGCCGGCAACCCGGTCGTCAAGTACGGGAGCTCGATCGGGACCGCTACGGCGGATATCGCGCCGGGCGCGCACGTCCACACCCACAAC from Vicinamibacterales bacterium harbors:
- a CDS encoding UxaA family hydrolase, with the translated sequence MNPIIIISPSDNVATALEPLEPGLVLAGASAVTVSESIPRGHKVALRAIGAGNPVVKYGSSIGTATADIAPGAHVHTHNLASRRGRGDLAAAGHAAVPRLAEPPDDRGDA